In the genome of Streptomyces lydicus, the window TCACCTTCCTTGCGTACGTCGTGGCACGACGCCGGTTGGGGACCGGCGTGGCTCTGGCGGTATCCGCCGGTGTGCTGGCGGCTCAGGCCGGCGGCCTGTGCGTGGTCGCCGACCTCACCCTGGCCAACATGGGCTGACCGCAACTGACTTGAGCTGGTCTGGGCTGGCCTGGGCTGGGCTGGGCTGGGCTGGGCTGCGAACTGCGGATCGGGCGGGGGCGCTTCCGGCCGGTCCGGAATTCGCAGAGGCAGGGGCAGTGGCAGGGGCAAGGTCAGGGGCTTTGGCCGGCCTATTCGCCGACGGCTCCGTCCGCCAATTCCCGTGCAACGTCGAGGTGCCCTGCGTGTCGTGCGTACTCCTGCAGCAGATGGAAGAGGATCCAGATCAGGGTGGGCCGGTCCTCCTCGGCCGGAACGCGTCCGCCGAGGGTGGCTGCCCGGTCCTCAAGCCGTGCCTCGGCGACAATGGCACGGGACCGGGCGCACTGTTCCTGGAAGAATTCCTTGACGTCCTCGAAGGATTCCCCGGAGTCCACATGCCACGGTCCGGGCCTCTCGTGGAATTCGCCCCAGGGATTTTCGACATCCTCACCGCTGAACCCCCATTGCAGCCAGCGCAGTTCCACACAGGCCAGGTGCTTGAGCAGGCCCAGCGGTGTCCAGCCGGTGGGCAGACGGCTGTTTCTCAGCTCTTCGTCGGACATTCCCCGCAACTTCCGCAGCACGGCGTCCCGGTAGAAGTCGAGGTAGCCGGTCAGAAGCTCGTACGGGCTGGTGAAGCGTCACCGGAGGTTCTGCCGTGGGCTCGGTTCTGTGCACCATGACGAGGACCTTAGGGCACCGTTTTAGGCTGAGCCCCATGAACTCAGACCTCGTCCTGCTCGAAAGTGACGGCCCGCTCCGTACCATCCGCCTCAACGCGCCCGAACGCCGCAACGCCCTCGACCTCGACCTCCTCGGTGAACTCGCGGCCGCCATCGCCACCGTCGCGGCCGACGCGGACGCTCGCGCCCTGATCGTCGCCGGAGCCGGCCCGGCCTTCTGCGCCGGAGCGAACCTGGAGAGCATGTTCGGTGACATCACCAGGCCGGTGCACGAACTCCGCGCGCATCTGAAATCGGTCTACGCCTCATTCCTCGGCCTCCGTGAACTCACCATCCCCACGATCGCCGCCGTCCAGGGCGCGGCCGTGGGCGCCGGGCTCAACATCGCCCTCGCCTGCGATCTCGTCATCGCCGGTCCGCGCGCCGCTTTCGGACCGACGTTTGCCGACATCGGCCTGCATCCCGGGGGCGGTTGTTCCTTCCTGCTGACCGAACGCATGGGTCCCGCCCATGCCACCGCGGCCCTGCTGTCGGGCGACATCATCAAGGCCGAGGACGCCGTGCAGCGGGGCCTGGCCAATCTGCTGGCCGAGGACCCCGAGGCCAAGGCCGCGGAGTTGGCCGCTCGGTACGCGCAGCGCAGCAAGAGTCTCAATGCCGACATCAAGCGGTCGGTGCGGATCGCCGCGACGTCCGACTTCTCCACGTCGCTCGACTTCGAGTCGTGGGCGCAGGCGTCATCCGTGGGCAGCGAGGAATTCGGCCGCTACATGGAGGAATTCCTCAAGCGCTAGTACCACAACGGTGATTGCCGTGACGGGGTTTCAGCTTTTCGGTTGTGACCTCGTCTCTTGTAGTGGGTCACGGTCACCGATCACGGCATCGACGCGCCACCACCCACCACCTGTCCCCCCGCCACACACGACCTCGTAAGTTTGCGGGCTGAACTGCGAATCCAGCTTGACTGTTCATCCTGGACGCCGAGTCCGCCCTGTGCCGGTTCACAGCGCGATCACGATTTTGCCGTGCACATGCCTCTCGGCCTGCGTCATCACAGCCTCGCGAATCCGCTCGACCGGGAAGGTCGCCGCGATCGGAACCGTGATCTTGCCGGAATGGATCGCCTCGGCGATCTGTTCCAGGGCGCCCGGTCCCGCGTCGAGTGCGCCCATCTTGCGCACACCGGGCGGCGGGGCGGGGCCGTCGGCCACGACGGAGATCCGCTCGGGTGCCACGCCGAGCTTGAGCGCGGTCTCGGCCGCCTCCCTTCCGAACAGGTCGGTTGCGGCGGTGATCCCCTCGGGCGCCAGGGCCCGCACCCGGTCCGCCAGGCCAGGGCCGTACGCCACGGGTTCGACGCCGAGCCCGCGCAGGAATCCGAACGTGCCCTCGGAGGCGGTACCGAGCACCCGGGCACCCGCCAGCTTCGCCAGCTGCACGGCGAAGATGCCCACGCCACCCGCCGCCCCACCGATCAGGACGGTGTCCCCGGCGTGGAGCCCGATCGCGGCGAGCGCGGCGGAGGCCGTCAGACCGGACACCGGAAGCGTGGCCGCCACCTCGTCACCGATGCCCTCCGGGGTGGGCCACAGCGTTTCCGTGGGTTTCTTGACCAGCACGAAATCGGCGACGGACCGGCCGATGGCGGCCCCGTACACCCGGTCGCCGGTCACGAATCCCGTGGCTTCGGCACCCACCTCGTCCACCACTCCGGCGAAGTCGCTGCCGAACCCGGCCGGCAAGGTGATGCCGAACCGCGCCGCCATGTCGGGCTGTGTGGTGATTTGCCAATCCATCGGATTCAGCCCGGCGGCCGTGACCCGGACGCGCACCTCGTCCGGTGCGGCGTGCGGCTCGGGTATCTCCTGCAGTTCGAGTACTTCGGGACCGCCGAATCGCCGGTAACGGACAGCTTTACTCATCGGTGACCTCTCCTGGCCAGTGATGGGACTTGGTCTCATGGACCGTACACCAGTGATGGGACGAAGTCCCGTACACTGCCCCCATGGCTCGCTGGCAACCCGACGCACCAGGACGACTCGCCGCCGCCGCCCTCGACCTCTTCGAGGAGCACGGCTACGAGAACACGACCGTGATCGAGATCGCGGAGCGCGCGGGGCTCACCAAGAGCACGTTCTTCCGGCACTTCCCGGACAAGCGCGAGGTGCTCTTCGACAAGGGCACGGTGACCGGTCTGCTCGTCGAAGGGATCGCCTCGGCGCCGCCGGCGGCTGGGCCGCTCGACGCGGTGGCGGACGCTCTCGATGCGCTCGGCCGGACGTTCTTCACCGTCGACCGCCGTGAGTTCAGCGCCCGGCGCCAGGCCGTGCTGAACGCCCATACGGAACTGCGTGAACGCGAAGCCCTGAAAAGGATCGACCTCACCGCCTCGATGATCGAGGCCCTCAAGCGCCGCGGAACCCCGAGCCTGACCGCGCGCGTGGCCGCGAAACTGGGCGCGCTCGTCTGGGAGATCGCCTACGACCAGTGGATCGGCACCGACAACAGCGAGGGCTTCGGCCCGCTGGCACGGCAAGCGCTCGCCGAAGTACGCGCGACCGGAGCCGTGCGCCAGCTATGACAACCGCCGGTCGGACTACGGTGACGACCAGGGGGTGACGAACCACTCGGCGCATCCTGGCCGTCCGGCACAGGAGCCAGTTGCCCGGAACTCTCCTCTCCCTTCGGGATCGGGCCGCTCCTCACCGGGTCTTCTTCCGGTCGAACCAGATCGTCGCGAACGTCGGCGCGAGCCCTGCCCAGAACTCAATCTGCGTCAACACCCTTTCCTCCCAGGGCATTTGGGCGATCAGCAGCGCGCACAGCATGGCCCAGGCTGCTTGGGCCAGCACTCTCCGGGGCCACCGGCGGCGGCGTATCAGTGACCACACAGCGAGCTGGACGCCTGCGCGCCTGCACCGGTAGCGCAGCAGGGCGCCGACGATCCAGATGACGGTCACCGGCACGAGGTACCACAGGCGCTGACCGAGGGGCAGCGGCATTTCCCGCGCCACCTCGCCCTCACGGACGAACATGTCCAGATCCAGCATCGAGCCAAAGAGCGAAACCGCCTAGTCCGGGGGGCGGTCCGGTGCGTGGAGGCGCGAGGCGTGCGGAACGCGAGGGTTCCAGACCACTCCATTTGCCTACACCCTATAGGCAAATGCATAATTGCTTTAGCTATCTGAAGGGGAGGCCATGGCACGCGCGGGACTGACCACGGAACGCCTGGTCCAGGCGGGGGCGGAGCTGGCGGATGCGGTCGGCTTTGAGCAGGTGACCGTCTCGGCGCTGGCGAGACAGTTCGATGTCAAGGCCGCGAGTCTGTACTCGCACCTCAAGAACTCCCAGGACCTCAAGACCGGGATCGCGCTGCTCGCGCTGGAGGAGCTTGCCGACCGGGTCGCCGCCGCCCTGGCCGGCCGGGCCGGCAAGGATGCGCTGGCCGCCTTCGCCGACGTCTATCGCGACTACGCCCGGGAGCACCCCGGCCGCTATGCCGCGGCACGTCTCCGGCTCGATCCGGAGACGGCGGCGGCGAGCGCGGGGCCCAGGCACGCGCAGATGACGCGGGCGATCCTGCGCGGCTACGACCTGACGGAGCCGGACCAGACGCACGCCGTCCGGCTGCTGGGCAGCGTCTTCCACGGCTACATCAGCCTGGAGACGGCCGGCGGCTTCAGTCACAGCGCTCCCGACTCGCAGGAGACCTGGTCGTGGATCCTGGACCGCCTCGACGCCCTCCTGCGGAACTGGCCCGGGCCCTGAGGCCCGCTGTCACCGCATCACCAACGCATCACCGCTGCATCACCGCGCAAGCCCGTCAGCCGAGTGAGCCGTCAGCCGGTTCAGCCCGTAAGCCGGTTCAGCCCGTAAGCCGCGCAAGCCCGTCAGCCCGTCAGCGCATCTGCACGCATGCAGGCATGCTGCGGCATCTCGATCACCAGGTTGGGACGATGAACACCGAACACCACTGGATCACCACGCCTCTCACCGCGGACCTCCTGCGCGGAGCCCTCGACCTGGAACGCACCGCACACGGGGTGCTGCCGCACCGGCTGCCCGCCCGGGCCCGCGCGCAGTACATGGACGGGCAGCTCGCCATGGCGGAATCCCAACCCTCCGGCGTACGGCTGGTCTTCCGGACCCGGGCCACCGCCATCGAGCTGGACACGCTGCCCACCAAGCGGGTCTACGTGGGTGCCCCGCCCCGCCCGGACGGCGTGTACGACCTGCTGGTCGACGGCCGTCCGGCCGGCCGGTCAAGCGTGAGCGGCGGCAACACCCTGACCATCGACATGGCCGCCGGAACCGCCGAGCAGCAGCCAGGACCGGCCGGCACCCTCCGCTTCTCCGGCCTGCCCGAGGGCGTCAAGGACATAGAGATCTGGCTGCCGCACAACGAGACCACCGAACTCCTCGCCCTGCGCACCGACGCCCCCGTCGAGCCCGCGCCGGACCGGGGCCGCAAAGTGTGGCTGCACCACGGCAGTTCGATCAGCCACGGCTCCGACGCCGCCAGTCCCACCACCACCTGGCCCGCGCTCGCCGCCACCCGCGCCGGTGTGGAACTGATCAACCTGGGCATGGGCGGCAGCGCCCTGCTCGACCCGTTCACCGCCCGCGCCCTGCGGGACACCCCCGCCGATCTCATCAGCCTCAAGATCGGGATCAATGTGGTGAACGCCGATCTGATGCGCCTGCGGGCCTTCGTCCCTGCCGTCCACGGCTTCCTGGACACCATCCGCGAAGGCCACCCCGCCACCCCGCTGCTGGTCGTCTCGCCCCTCCTGTGCCCCATCCACGAGGACACCCCCGGCCCCAGCGCCCCTGACGTCAGCGCTCTGCGCAGCGGGCAACTGCGGTTTTGTGCCACCGGCGACCCCGCGGAGCGCGCCCACGGCAAACTGACCCTGGGCGTCATCCGGGACGAGCTGGCCCGGATCGTGCGACAGCGGGCGGCCGAGGACCCGAATCTGTACTACCTCGACGGCCGTGACCTCTACGGCGAGGCCGACGCCGTCGAACTGCCGCTGCCCGACCGGCTCCACCCGGACGCCGCCACTCACCGCCGTATCGGTGAACGCTTCACCCAGTTGGTCTTCCGGGCCGACGGGCCTTTCACGGAACGTCCTTTCACGGACCGCCCGTTCACGGACCACAGCTTGACGGACAGCGACTTGACGGACGGCAACCTCACGGACGGCAGCCTGACAGACCACGGCCCCGAGGACCGCAGCGCGTGACACCGGGGCCCGCTCGCTCCCCCATGGGCGGCGAGCGGGCCCCGGTGCTCCGTCATCCACACGCCTCCGCCGGGAACAGCCCGTCCGCTGTCCGCTCGAAGTCGAGCAGGCGGCGCTTGCGGTCGAGCCCGCCCCCGTAGCCGGTGAGACTGCCGTTGGCGCCGACGACGCGATGGCAGGGGACGATGATGCCGACCGGGTTGCGCCCGTTGGCCAGGCCGACCGCGCGGGCCGCCGTCGGGACGCCGAGCCGTTCGGCGAGCTGCCCGTACGACAGGGTCTCGCCGTACGGGATGGTGCCCAGCGCCGCCCAGACCCGGCGCTGGAAGGGCGTGCCGCGCAGTGCGAGCGGCAGGTCGAAAGTGGTCAACTCGCCGCGGAAATAGGCCCGGAGCTGGGCGATGGCCGCGGCGAACGGCGGGTCTCCGGGGTCCGCCGGGGCGCCGAAGGTCCCCTGGGGCGGGCGGTGGCGCTGGTCGGTCATGTACAGGCCGGTGAGGGCCGGGCCGGCGGCGACCAGGGTGAGCGGCCCCACCGGGGTGCCGTCCAGGACGGTGTGGGTACGGGGCGCGTCGGGTGCGGGTGGGTGAACCGTCATGGCTGCGGCCTCAGTTCGTCGGGAGGTGGTTGATGGGGTGGTCGTCCGTCGCCCAGAGGTACTGGACGGCGTAGGCGCGCCAGGGGCGCCAGCGCGCGGAGTGCCGGGTGAGAGCGGCCGGGGTGTGCGGCAGGCCGAGCCCGGCGGCCGCACGGCGCAGTCCGAGGTCGGTCGGCGTGAAGGCGTCCGGGTCGCCGAGTGCGCGCATGGCGATGCATTCGACGGTCCAGGGGCCGATGCCCGGCAGCGCCGCGAGCCGTTCGCGGGCCTCGTCGCGGTCGCTGCCGACGCCCAGTTGCAGCGCGCCGGAGCAGAGGGCGGCGATCACGCCGGTGAGGGTGGCGCGGCGGGTGCGGGGCATCGCCAGCGCGTCCGGGTCCAGCTCGGCGAGCGCGGCGGAGGTTGGGAAGAGGTGGCTGAGGCCGCCGTCCGGGTCGTCGACGGGTTCGCCGTGCGCACGGACGAGGCGTGCGGCGTGAGTGCGGGCCGCCGCGGTGGACACCTGCTGGCCGAGGACGGCGCGGACCGCGAATTCCTCGGCGTCGGCCGTCCGCGGGACCCGTCGTCCCGGTGCCTTGTCGACGAGCGGCGCCAGCAGCGGGTCCTCGCGGAGCAGCCCGTCGACAGCCTCCGGGTCCGCGTCGAGGTCGAGCATCCGGCGGCAGCGGGCGATGGCGCCCGCCAGATCGCGCAGGTCGGTGAGGGAGAGGCGGCAGTCGATGTGGTCGGGGCGGGGTGCGAGGGCGACGATGCCGTGCCCGTAGGGGAGGTTCAGGGTCCGGCGGTAGGCGCCGTCCCGCCACTCCTCGACGCCGGGGACCGCGGTGGCGGCGAGGTGCCCGAAGAGGTTGTCGGGGTTCAGCGGCTGCCGGAAGGGCAGCCGCAGCGCGAGCGCGCCGGGCAGCGCCGCACGGGGCCCCGGCCTGGCGCGCTGCCGCAGCTCCGTCGGGGACAGCGCGAAGACCTCCCGTACCGTCTCGTTGAAGGTGCGGATGCTGGCGAAACCGGCGGCGAAGGCGATATCGGCCATCGGCAGTGCCGTGGTCTCCACCAGGAGACGGGCGGTCTGTGCACGCTGGGCGCGGGCCAGGGCGAGCGGCCCGGCGCCCAGCTCCGCCAGCAGCTGGCGCTCCGTCTGCCGGGTGCTGTAGCCGAGCCGGGCCGCGAGCCCGGGGACGCCCTCGCGGTCGACGATGCCATCGGCGATCAGCCGCATGGCGCGGGCGACGAGGTCGGCGCGCGCGTTCCACTCGGGAGAGCCCGGGCTGGCGTCGGGCCGGCACCGCTTACAGGCCCGGAACCCGGCCTGCTGGGCGGCGGCCGCGCTCGGGTAGAACCGCATGTTCTCCGGCTTGGGCGGCACCACGGGGCAGCTGGGGCGGCAGTAGATACGGGTCGTGAGCACGGCGGTGTAGAACCAGCCGTCGAAGCGGGCATCCTTGGACTGCACGGCGCGCAGACAGCGCTCGGTGTCGGTGTGCATGTCTTCAGGATTGCTCAGCCGACGCCATCCGGCTGGCGAGAATCCGACATCAAGGTGGGGCTACCAGGGACGGCGCAGGTCACCGGGCCACCGCCCCGTAGGCCACCCGGCCCGACCACCCCCTCAGCAGTCACTTCCCGGCGAACCGGTCGAGCGCGCCGATCACCGCCTCGCGCATCGCCTCGCTCCCCTTGTGCCCCGCGTCGGGGATGACGGTCAGCCTCGCGGCGGGCCAGGCGCGGGCCAGCTCCCAGGCGGTGTGCGGCGGTCCGCCCATGTCCTGGCGGCCATGGATGAGCACCCCCGGGATGTCCGCCAGCCGCCCGGCGTCCCGCAGCAGGGCGCCCTCCTCCAGCCAGGCACCGTGCGAGAAGTAGTGCGAGCAGATCCGGACCAGGGCCACCCGGGCGTCCGAGGGACGGCCGCTGTAGGGGCGGGGAGAGCCGTACGACTCCAGGGAGAGCACCGCGTCCTCCCAGGCGCACCAGTCGGCGGTGGCCCGCTCGCGCACCGCGGGGTCGGGGTCCGCCGTCAGGCGTGCGTACGCCCCGACGATGTCGCCGTCCGGCCCCACGCCCCGAGCACCGGCGAGGAAGCGTTCCCCCGCCTCCGGGAAGAACCTGCCGACGCCCCGGTAGAGCCAGTCGATCTCCGAGCGCCGGGTCGTGGTGACGCTGGGAATGACGATCTCCGACACCCGCTCCGGGTGCCGCTGTGCGTACGCCAGGATCAGTGTCGAGCCCCACGATCCGCCGAACAGCAGCCAGCGGTCGATGCCCAGGTGCTCCCGCAACTTCTCCATGTCGGCGAGCAGATGGCCGGTGGTGTTGTGCCGCATGTCGGTGGCAGGGTCACTGGCGTGCGGGGTGCTGCGTCCACAGCCGCGCTGGTCGAAGAGGACGATGCGATAGCGGTCCGGGTCGAAGGACCGCCGCGCGCCCGTGCTGCACCCCGAACCCGGCCCGCCGTGGACGACCAGCGCGGGCTTCCCTTCGGGGTTGCCGCAGACCTCCCAGTACACGCGGTTGCCGTCGCCGACATCGAGCAGCCCCGTGGCGTACGGCTCGATGGCCGGGTAGAGCTCCGTCATCTTCGGTTCCCCTCCTCATGTTTCACCTGACGGGCATGGTGCCTTGCTTTCCCGGGCCACGGACATGCTGCCTGCTTTCCCGGGCCCGGCGTGCTGCGCTCTGCCGTAGGGGCCTCTGCGGGGCGGGGGTGGCCGCCGTCAGCCGGCAGCGCGCCCCCGTGCCGCCCGTCCCATCCGCGCGGCCAGCCGGCGTACCCGGCGCCATTTCATCGTCGGTGCGCTGTGCGGCACGCCGGGGCGGTGGCGGGGCACCCGTACGCGCAGGGCACCGGGGGCGATCCTGCAGTGGACCGGTGTGGGCAGGGTCAGGGCCTCGCCGTCGACGCCCGCCTGGACGGCGGACGCGTCGGCGTCGATGACCACTTCCGTGGTGGTGAGCGAGGTCAGCCCCGGGCTACGGCGGCCGCGTAGCATCCAGGCGGCCTGCGCCGCGTTGTCGACGTGCACGCCCAGCACGCCGAGGAGGCCGGAGTCCAGCCGCTCCCGGCGTCCCAGGCCCGCGGGATCGCCCATGCGGTACGGGTTGTTGCTCACCAGTACGGCCTGCGGCCCGTCGAGCGCCGTGGTGCCGGCCCGGACGGCCAGCCGCGGGCCGCTGTGCCGGGTCAGCAGGTCCGGCAGCAGGTCGAGGATCGTACGGGCCTTGTCGTCGCGGTACGCCGGGCTCTGCACCACCGCGGCGTACGCCCCGAACGAGGCGTTGTTGACGAAGACGCGGTCGCCGACGTAGCCGAGGTCCACCCGCAGCTCGACGCCGTCGGTCAGGGCCTCCAGGCAGGCCGAGGGGTCCTCGCGGTCGAGGCCGAGGTCCAGGGCGAAGTGGTTGCGGGTCCCCGCGGAGATCACCAGGAACGGGATACCGCGCTCCGCCGCCACGCCCGCGACCAGCGCCTGGGTGCCGTCACCGCCGGCCACGCCGAGCAGGTCCGCGCCCTCGTCGACGGCGCGGCGGGCCAGGGCGGCCACGTCCTGCGGGTGCGCGGGGTCCAGCACCAGGACCTCGGCGCCCAGCTCCTCGGCCTTCCGCACCAGCTGGAACTTCCCGACCTTCCCGCCACCCGAGCGCGGATTCATGATCAGGAAGGGACGGGCGGGGCGGTCGGCCGGCGACTCCCGCGGGGCGGCCTGGCCGGTCTCCCCCACCAGCGCGGCCCGGCCCGCGGAAACGGCCAGCGCCCACAGCCCGAGCGAGACCAGCACCACCCAGAGCAGCCCGGCGGCGACATAGAGCACGAGGACGGCGAGCGGCGCCGCCACGACCAGGACGAGAGCGAGCGCCCGCACCAGGCCCCGGTGCGCCAGCACCCACCACACACCGGCCGCGGTGACGGCCAGACCCGCCGCGCCCGCGCCCACCAGCACGACGCTCCGCAGCCCGGCGAACAGCAGCAGGACCAGCACCGCCACCGTCCCCGCCGCCAGTGACAGGCGGGCGAGCCAGCGTCCGTCCATGGCCTCGCACCTCCCTTTGCACCTGTGCCGCCGGTCGGCCCGTACGGCCATCGGCCCGTACGGTCGTCGGCCCGTACGGTCGTCGGCCCGTACGGTCGTCGGCCCGTACGGTCGTCGGCCCGTACGGTCGTCGGCCCGTACGTTCCGTGGTCAGTCGCCCTGCGCGGCGAACGCCGCATACGCGCGGTCGTCGAAGAGGACGAAGCGCACCTCTTCGACGGCGGTGTCCGCGTCACGCACCGTCTCGACGGCGATACGGGCGGCGTCGTCCACGGGCCAGCGGTAGACGCCGGTGGAGATGGCCGGAAGGGCGACGGTCCGTGCGCCCAGTTCGTCGGCCACCCGCAGCGCCTCGCGATAGCAGGAGGCGAGCAGATCGCTGCGGTCCTCGCTGTCGGAGTGGACGGGGCCGACGGTGTGAATCACCCAGCGGGCGGGCAGCCGGCCGGCGGTGGTGGCGACGGCCTGACCGGTGGGCAGGCCACGGCCGTAGCGGGAGTCACGCAGCGCGCGGCACTCGGCCAGGATCTCCGGGCCGCCGCGCCGGTGGATCGCGCCGTCCACTCCCCCGCCGCCGAGCAGCGAGGAGTTGGCGGCGTTGACCACGGCGTCCACGGCCTGCTCGGTGATGTCGCCCTGGACGAAGGTGAAGGAAGTGCTCATGGTGTCCGAGCCTAGGGAGGGTCGGACCGTGCGGCCACCTGGATTCAGCGGCGGTGTGCGCGCAGGCGGCGCCAGACCGCCTTGGCGGCGTAGTGGCCGGACATGCCGTGGACGCCGGGGCCGGGCGGGGTGGCCTGGGAGCAGAGGAAGACGGCGGGGTGGGCGGTTTCATAGGGGACGCGGGCGAGCTTGGGGCGGATCAGCAGCCGCAGGCCGGCCGCCGAGCCGGTGGCGGTGTCGCCGCCGACGTAATTGGCGTTGCGGGCGGCGAGTTGGGGCGGGCCGGCGACCGCACGGGCCAGGACGAGGTCGCGGAAGCCGGGGGCGAAGCGCTCGATCTGCCGCTCGACGACGTCGGTGGCGTCGCCTTCCCAGCCGTGGGGGACATGGCCGTACGCCCAGAAGGTGTGCTTGCCCTCGGGGGCGCGGGTGGCGTCGATCAGACTGGGCTGAG includes:
- a CDS encoding DUF664 domain-containing protein yields the protein MSDEELRNSRLPTGWTPLGLLKHLACVELRWLQWGFSGEDVENPWGEFHERPGPWHVDSGESFEDVKEFFQEQCARSRAIVAEARLEDRAATLGGRVPAEEDRPTLIWILFHLLQEYARHAGHLDVARELADGAVGE
- a CDS encoding enoyl-CoA hydratase; this translates as MNSDLVLLESDGPLRTIRLNAPERRNALDLDLLGELAAAIATVAADADARALIVAGAGPAFCAGANLESMFGDITRPVHELRAHLKSVYASFLGLRELTIPTIAAVQGAAVGAGLNIALACDLVIAGPRAAFGPTFADIGLHPGGGCSFLLTERMGPAHATAALLSGDIIKAEDAVQRGLANLLAEDPEAKAAELAARYAQRSKSLNADIKRSVRIAATSDFSTSLDFESWAQASSVGSEEFGRYMEEFLKR
- a CDS encoding NADP-dependent oxidoreductase, which produces MSKAVRYRRFGGPEVLELQEIPEPHAAPDEVRVRVTAAGLNPMDWQITTQPDMAARFGITLPAGFGSDFAGVVDEVGAEATGFVTGDRVYGAAIGRSVADFVLVKKPTETLWPTPEGIGDEVAATLPVSGLTASAALAAIGLHAGDTVLIGGAAGGVGIFAVQLAKLAGARVLGTASEGTFGFLRGLGVEPVAYGPGLADRVRALAPEGITAATDLFGREAAETALKLGVAPERISVVADGPAPPPGVRKMGALDAGPGALEQIAEAIHSGKITVPIAATFPVERIREAVMTQAERHVHGKIVIAL
- a CDS encoding TetR/AcrR family transcriptional regulator produces the protein MARWQPDAPGRLAAAALDLFEEHGYENTTVIEIAERAGLTKSTFFRHFPDKREVLFDKGTVTGLLVEGIASAPPAAGPLDAVADALDALGRTFFTVDRREFSARRQAVLNAHTELREREALKRIDLTASMIEALKRRGTPSLTARVAAKLGALVWEIAYDQWIGTDNSEGFGPLARQALAEVRATGAVRQL
- a CDS encoding TetR/AcrR family transcriptional regulator, producing MARAGLTTERLVQAGAELADAVGFEQVTVSALARQFDVKAASLYSHLKNSQDLKTGIALLALEELADRVAAALAGRAGKDALAAFADVYRDYAREHPGRYAAARLRLDPETAAASAGPRHAQMTRAILRGYDLTEPDQTHAVRLLGSVFHGYISLETAGGFSHSAPDSQETWSWILDRLDALLRNWPGP
- a CDS encoding GDSL-type esterase/lipase family protein; translated protein: MNTEHHWITTPLTADLLRGALDLERTAHGVLPHRLPARARAQYMDGQLAMAESQPSGVRLVFRTRATAIELDTLPTKRVYVGAPPRPDGVYDLLVDGRPAGRSSVSGGNTLTIDMAAGTAEQQPGPAGTLRFSGLPEGVKDIEIWLPHNETTELLALRTDAPVEPAPDRGRKVWLHHGSSISHGSDAASPTTTWPALAATRAGVELINLGMGGSALLDPFTARALRDTPADLISLKIGINVVNADLMRLRAFVPAVHGFLDTIREGHPATPLLVVSPLLCPIHEDTPGPSAPDVSALRSGQLRFCATGDPAERAHGKLTLGVIRDELARIVRQRAAEDPNLYYLDGRDLYGEADAVELPLPDRLHPDAATHRRIGERFTQLVFRADGPFTERPFTDRPFTDHSLTDSDLTDGNLTDGSLTDHGPEDRSA
- a CDS encoding methylated-DNA--[protein]-cysteine S-methyltransferase, with protein sequence MTVHPPAPDAPRTHTVLDGTPVGPLTLVAAGPALTGLYMTDQRHRPPQGTFGAPADPGDPPFAAAIAQLRAYFRGELTTFDLPLALRGTPFQRRVWAALGTIPYGETLSYGQLAERLGVPTAARAVGLANGRNPVGIIVPCHRVVGANGSLTGYGGGLDRKRRLLDFERTADGLFPAEACG
- a CDS encoding AlkA N-terminal domain-containing protein, with amino-acid sequence MHTDTERCLRAVQSKDARFDGWFYTAVLTTRIYCRPSCPVVPPKPENMRFYPSAAAAQQAGFRACKRCRPDASPGSPEWNARADLVARAMRLIADGIVDREGVPGLAARLGYSTRQTERQLLAELGAGPLALARAQRAQTARLLVETTALPMADIAFAAGFASIRTFNETVREVFALSPTELRQRARPGPRAALPGALALRLPFRQPLNPDNLFGHLAATAVPGVEEWRDGAYRRTLNLPYGHGIVALAPRPDHIDCRLSLTDLRDLAGAIARCRRMLDLDADPEAVDGLLREDPLLAPLVDKAPGRRVPRTADAEEFAVRAVLGQQVSTAAARTHAARLVRAHGEPVDDPDGGLSHLFPTSAALAELDPDALAMPRTRRATLTGVIAALCSGALQLGVGSDRDEARERLAALPGIGPWTVECIAMRALGDPDAFTPTDLGLRRAAAGLGLPHTPAALTRHSARWRPWRAYAVQYLWATDDHPINHLPTN
- the pip gene encoding prolyl aminopeptidase, coding for MTELYPAIEPYATGLLDVGDGNRVYWEVCGNPEGKPALVVHGGPGSGCSTGARRSFDPDRYRIVLFDQRGCGRSTPHASDPATDMRHNTTGHLLADMEKLREHLGIDRWLLFGGSWGSTLILAYAQRHPERVSEIVIPSVTTTRRSEIDWLYRGVGRFFPEAGERFLAGARGVGPDGDIVGAYARLTADPDPAVRERATADWCAWEDAVLSLESYGSPRPYSGRPSDARVALVRICSHYFSHGAWLEEGALLRDAGRLADIPGVLIHGRQDMGGPPHTAWELARAWPAARLTVIPDAGHKGSEAMREAVIGALDRFAGK
- a CDS encoding diacylglycerol/lipid kinase family protein, encoding MDGRWLARLSLAAGTVAVLVLLLFAGLRSVVLVGAGAAGLAVTAAGVWWVLAHRGLVRALALVLVVAAPLAVLVLYVAAGLLWVVLVSLGLWALAVSAGRAALVGETGQAAPRESPADRPARPFLIMNPRSGGGKVGKFQLVRKAEELGAEVLVLDPAHPQDVAALARRAVDEGADLLGVAGGDGTQALVAGVAAERGIPFLVISAGTRNHFALDLGLDREDPSACLEALTDGVELRVDLGYVGDRVFVNNASFGAYAAVVQSPAYRDDKARTILDLLPDLLTRHSGPRLAVRAGTTALDGPQAVLVSNNPYRMGDPAGLGRRERLDSGLLGVLGVHVDNAAQAAWMLRGRRSPGLTSLTTTEVVIDADASAVQAGVDGEALTLPTPVHCRIAPGALRVRVPRHRPGVPHSAPTMKWRRVRRLAARMGRAARGRAAG
- a CDS encoding O-acetyl-ADP-ribose deacetylase, which codes for MSTSFTFVQGDITEQAVDAVVNAANSSLLGGGGVDGAIHRRGGPEILAECRALRDSRYGRGLPTGQAVATTAGRLPARWVIHTVGPVHSDSEDRSDLLASCYREALRVADELGARTVALPAISTGVYRWPVDDAARIAVETVRDADTAVEEVRFVLFDDRAYAAFAAQGD